A window from Dioscorea cayenensis subsp. rotundata cultivar TDr96_F1 chromosome 10, TDr96_F1_v2_PseudoChromosome.rev07_lg8_w22 25.fasta, whole genome shotgun sequence encodes these proteins:
- the LOC120270610 gene encoding 2-alkenal reductase (NADP(+)-dependent)-like yields the protein MAAELVPNKKVILKNYITGFVKETDMELINSDTIQLKLPEGSPGMIVKNLYLSCDPYMRSRMSKHDEPNYVSEFAAGSVITGNGVSKVVYSGHPDFSVGDFVWGMTGWEEYSVITYPESFFKIKDTDVPLSYYTGILGMPGFTAYIGFYEICAPKKGEYVFVSAASGAVGQLVGQFAKLMGCYVVGSASSDEKVDLLKSKFDFDEAFNYRKEPDLNATLKRYFPEGIDIYFENVGGAMLDAVLLNMRPHGRISACGMISQYNLEKPEGVHNLMHIIANRIRFKGFLIFYYYHRYYEFVEKIIPDIRQGKIKYVEDKVEGLENGPAALISLFKGLNVGKKLVVIAHE from the exons ATGGCGGCGGAGCTGGTGCCAAACAAGAAGGTTATCCTCAAGAACTACATCACAGGGTTCGTCAAAGAGACAGACATGGAGCTCATCAACTCCGACACCATCCAATTGAAACTTCCTGAGGGATCGCCGGGGATGATCGTCAAGAATCTTTACCTCTCCTGCGATCCTTACATGCGGAGCCGCATGTCCAAGCACGATGAACCCAACTACGTTTCCGAATTCGCCGCCGGCTCG GTAATCACTGGTAATGGTGTGAGCAAAGTTGTGTATTCTGGGCATCCAGATTTCAGTGTGGGGGACTTTGTTTGGGGAATGACAGGATGGGAAGAATACAGTGTCATCACATATCCTGAAAGCTTTTTCAAGATCAAAGACACTGATGTTCCCCTTTCTTATTACACTGGTATTCTAG GCATGCCAGGATTTACAGCATATATTGGATTTTATGAGATTTGTGCTCCAAAAAAAGGGGAATATGTTTTTGTATCAGCAGCATCAGGTGCTGTTGGTCAGCTTGTTGGCCAATTTGCCAAATTAATGGGTTGTTATGTGGTTGGTAGTGCTAGCTCTGATGAAAAG GTTGACTTACTCAAGAGTAAGTTTGATTTTGATGAGGCTTTTAATTATAGAAAGGAACCTGACTTGAATGCAACGTTGAAGAG GTACTTCCCGGAAGGCATTGACATATACTTTGAGAATGTTGGCGGTGCAATGCTCGATGCCGTGCTACTGAACATGAGACCCCATGGCAGGATTTCTGCTTGCGGGATGATTTCTCAGTACAATCTTGAAAAACCCGAGGGTGTGCACAACTTAATGCACATTATCGCCAATCGAATCCGATTTAAGGGATTCCTGATTTTTTATTACTACCATCGATACTACGAATTTGTGGAAAAAATTATACCAGATATCAGACAAGGCAAGATCaaatatgttgaagataaaGTTGAAGGACTAGAGAATGGGCCGGCAGCGCTAATTAGTCTGTTTAAAGGTCTGAATGTTGGCAAAAAGTTGGTTGTGATTGCTCACGAGTAG